CCTGTACATGTTGTACACAACTCTTGGAGTGTTATTCATCATTGGTTTCGGTTTTGAGCTGGGTTACAACGTGCTCATAGTGGGTGATGGGGAAGGTTGGGACGAAGTGGAACCTCTGCACGGCCATCCGGTTCGCTTCAATCTGTCCGGCCATATCATTCCAGTGGTGAGTACCTTTTGTTTTCTGATGAACGATCGTTCCAGTTAGTTAATccgttttttgtttgatttaagaCCGAAATGAACGACTATGAAGATGACGGCCTAGCTCCGGCCAAACACGATCTTCCGATTCCTCAGGATTACAGCAACAATCCGGGCAAACATCGGGCAATCATCTTCATGGCGCTGATTAATGTGGCCACACTTTTCGCGCTAGGTGCTCTGACTTCGTGGCACAGTTCGCTCATAACTCGTGGCCAAACTAGCATAGAAGCACACATCAATAAGTCCGAAACCAAACGATTGGCCGCTCTAGGGAAGACCTACCAGAATCCGTACGACTTCGGATCCCGACGCAACTGGCGGTTGTTTCTCGGTTTGGTGCGCAAACGAACTTGGGGGAGACATGTGTTGTTCCCATCGGGACACAAGCCGGAAGGTAACGGGTTAACCTGGCTGACGGTGCGCGATTTCTCAGCCATCGATGACGGTGAAGACGAGTGGCCGTGAACGGCGAGACCGACTCAATCGAACCATTCCAATCCAACGCAACTAGTCTCAGCTCAGCTCTCGGtgtatagaaagcatttctactCTATAGATATTCTAGGATAACGATATTATGGTAAGACTACATCTAAAAAAATAACgtaaattgaaaaagattttttctgttttatgcTTCAATTGATTTCAGAAAATTGTGAATGCCTTTCAGCAGATtttcttttgatgtttttagaataagaaaatcagacaaaaaaaggGGTGTTTCGGTTGTTCAAATTAGAAAACCAAGAATTAAGTTTCGAATTCTTCTTGTCACCGAGAAGGCTTCAAATTGGTCACAATCCAACTCATGTAGGGTGCCACTTTGGTGTAAATGCTTGGTACCGGTTTCTGCCCGCAGCTGTTGATCCCGATTGATACGATTCCAAACTGTACAAATCGGGCTTGATTGTTGAGAGTTGCTATCGTCCCCAGAGGTCCCCCGGAATCGCCCTGGCAGCTATCGACCAGCCCCTGGGCACCAGCACACATCTGTTTTTCGAAAAGCTCGATCTTGAGATTGTTGGCTAGGAGAATTCTCTCGCAGCTTTCGTTGTCCAACTGAGGCACCGAGGCCTTCAGTAACACCTGTGATTGAACGTTTTCCTCGGTGGTTCCCCATCCCGTGAGGATATACTTGGAGTGAGTCATGGTTTGCAGCTGGTTGTTGACTGGCAGGCAGATAGGTTTTATGTGATCtgtaaaaagttaaattccGTTTTAAGTTTAACATATTACCATTTTTAACGTTCCTTAACTTACATTCAAAGGTAACTTTTCTCACTAGCCGAATGAGACCGATGTCGTTTCTGTACTTTGGTTTGTTGTACTCAGGGtggatgataattttttcaacggGCACATCTTGTACCGGACCTGCACAATCGTCTGAATCCACACAGTCGGGCTCGGTTTCTTTGTTGTGTTCTCCTAATCGAACATGGTCACTGGAATGAAAAGAAACAATTTAATAATTAATATTTAAGCCAAAACCTAAGAAAAACGATTCACTTACAGTTGCAGTCGTTTCGCTATCAGACAGTGCGCGGCTGTCAGCACGTATCGATCGTTAATCAAAGAACCGCCGCACCCATCGACCAGTTCACCGTTAAAATTCCGATACCGTAGCAGTGCCATCCATGGGAATTCAAACGCTTGGGTAAGGTTGCCGAAAGATATTCGATCGGACTCCATGGTTCCGCAGTCGCTGGGTAGAAGCGAACTCGCACCCACGGTCGATGTCCCACCACTAGGGGCAGAACCGGAACCGGATCCAGCACCCAGCTCGGACAGTCGACAGCACACGGCGTAGTTAACGTTCGGATATTGGCACACCGAGCGCCTGATGAAGTTCAACATCGGCGCCGTCAGTTTATCCTTCATTTGGATGGCGGCGAAAATGTTGCGGCAGCGCATTACCGGCACACACATTCCGGGCAGGTTGTTAGGAGTCGTGCAGGGAATGTTTTCTGCAATAGAGAGCATATTAAAGCAATGAAATaaggaaagcaaatcaaataagAATTTTTCGTAGCCATCCATCCTTTGTGCTACGATTTGAACCAACATGTTGCTACATTTAACGGTGTTAATTTTCTCCCGAAATCTTAAGCTGGAATTCAGATGAAGTTTGTCAAATAGGTATTACCTACATCATACGACAAGAAGAAAGAACAGCAAACTCAGCAATTGACATCAATAATTCGTCTTCGTCAATCAACAGTGACAATGTTTGAACAGTATCAAAAAGTGAGTCACATCCTCGGCATAGCTGTTTCgttcatttcagaaaaaaatgtgcaatGGATTGAGTTATTCTTCAATTTGTGcaactaaaaaatttcattgaaatataATAGTGTTTCAATGCGCTTTACCATATCCGCTGAATATCAAAGCGATAATGATTAACTTGGACAAACGTTAACATCATAAATAAGTGAAACGGGATAATTTACTTCGAGAGCTATTATAGCAATAATACATGGGTGTTTTCCAActagtttaacttttttttttattaaattacctTATACTTCTTAGCCTGTGACCACGTGGACCCTGGAACCagaatcttcaaatttttaaagctttttaaacCACACTCCTAACGGCTTCATGTCCAATTTTATTCTGGGTTAGATATTTGGTGTACCTACTAACAAACCTTTATACGAAACGAAAACTGTCTTGATACAATCCATTGAGTCAATATGTTGACCTATGCAtgtacctattttttttttcgtttcagatATACAGAATTAATAAAATTCCGCTTTTTTTATCAACtcaataaagaagaaaaaaacaaaaaaaatttttttttaccttttctcagaagtcaaatttACTCGTGGTcctcgaaaaagttgatcattgattttcaacccttaatttaaaaattcgttttaaaatgtttaggTTTATTCGGATTACTTCAATGATATTTTACCTGGTTTCAAAAAGTAGCCCTCGAATCTAAAAAACAATAGAAATAATAGAAGAAACTCTCCTGACTGTCCTCTACTGCTACAAAGCATCCACATTCATGCTCCAGCGAGACGTCTTCGTAAACAGAACTTTTTGTGGATTCCATCTAGTCGCACAGTTTTTGCCCAAAATCACCCTATGCATAATTGTTGTCGTGTTTTTAATGAAGTGTCtaacgtttttaattttaatcaatccAAAGAAGTGTTTAGAAATAATATTCGTAGTCTTAGAACATAACTCATGTTTAGTTTAAGATATGTCTGTATGGTTTAtatcaaagacattaaaataaaataaataaataaaataaactcttATGGTACATTTGAATTCCGCACCTCCCAATTagtaaaaagcattttttctaataaaattttctcaaattaggAAAATTAGCGTGCTTGGAGCAACTTTTAAAACTGAATGATCTAGAGTCTAGTCTAGACATTCCGATAAGTCAAGTATTTAATTAAAAgaataattaatgaaaaatcacttCTGACATTCTTACAAATCGTTCTCAAGCGTTTTCGTTCAAGTCGTTTGGCAGAAATTAGTCTTATTGGCGGATATTCAGCCAGCAGAGCGTGTGATTTGCAGATATCGATGTGTGCTGGCTGacaatataaaaatatcatatAGCACAACAAACATCACCATAGCACTGCATTAAAGCGTGATCTTTGCTAAAGTTTCTGTTTTGCTCTGATCATTCGCAAAATTTCCCAGTCAACCAATGCTCAGCCATGTTTTAAATAACTCGACTGTCCACTCTCTGTGGCGccttcggttttttttatcttccagTAGGTGCCCAGTGACAACATCTTCATGTTGAATACTAAATATTTCCAGTTTCTACCGGTTTTCGTCAAAAACTTCCATTATGCTAATTGGGTTGAATCATTTCGACTCCCAGATGAAGTTGTGGGAGTCGAGTTCGATTCGGTTCCATCGTCATCGGATATTGACGAGTTGCACCATGTGACTTTCAATGAATCACGACGCGTCTGGTAAGATGTCTGCCGACAGAATCCTTGAATTGGAAAGTGCCTGAGTTGTTAGGAATCTTTATTCTTGAACCATAGCTTTGACATGTCACTCGATGATTTGAACCTTCCGTAAGTTCTTTATTCGTACACTCTACTATATACACAACAAACTTCGCACGCGTAATAAAAACTTGTTTATATCTCCAGATCATCGTCAACAACGCTCATCGCTTATTTTTGAACCCATGCGTAATTTGATGGAGCTCATTGAATATTCACCATCCACGAGCGAAACTTACGAGCTACAATTCCACCGATCACCGCCAGCAGCAGAGCCGCCGAAGCCAGAAATGCATTCTTCATTTTCCCTGAACTAGAATGACCCTGAACTAGGATGCCGCCAAACTGTCTCACGTTCACGTTCAAAAAACCAGAAGAAGCCACAAGCGCGAACTTACACGGCACCAAAAGCGAACGACCAAACGCGCCTCGACGATGCCTTGCGTGCGTCCAACTTGTACCGATCTCTAAACACGACTGCCAACCAGATGGCTCGTTCGGCGATCGTCAGCGTCCGACATCTAACATGTCAATAATAAACGACGCGCCGAACACGCGACGACGCCTAATCAACAACAGCGCCGCCGCCGCCGTCGTGCATCTTGATTTCTGCATAACGACCACCTCAACTCGAGGAAGCAAACAAAACGGGACCAAAAACTACTCACGGGACTTGGATTCCTTCTCCATGAGTTGGTCTTGCCCCCCAGGTGAAGATTGCTACTCCCACCAGAAGATGGCTTGAATCTTGTGACCTCGACCCGGCCGATGGCTTCCCGTGGAAAATCCTGCCATCGACGTCATCCGGTTGGATAGGAATCACGTGACACTTCTTTCAGAGCTTCGTGAGGTAAGACGACATCAGTCATTCAGTTATCAGTTAAAGAAGCTGGATCGGTATCTTTATGTTGATGCCAATTGGAAAGTACCGTAGCAGTTGTGTTGTCGcctttttcaaaagattttgaaattgaattttgtatgTAGATACTGCTAGAGCTGTTAGAGCCTTTTACGAGATGAATTCTTAAAGATAATATAGAAGATTACGTCTCGAGAATGACGAAGACTTCCTGAATTTTCTATTATAGAATAATTCTGAACAATAGACTGGATTTTTTAGATGTAACAGGGATATCACTACATACCTGTTTTCAAGTAATCTTAGTAAAATCTAGAGGAAAAAAACGGATACCATAATATAACGATTATTACTACGTATTACTTAGCAATTCATAAAATAATTGACGCCATCCAAAATTTGTTCCATTGACGGTAGGATAGTTGAAAATGATCACGCGCCTTCCGCACGTACATACGTAGATCATTCCAACCAAAGAGAGGGTGTGTTTTGGCGCCACTCGACGCTCTGAACACGTTTTATGAATGATGCCGGTGAGTGAAAAAATCCCCACACAACCGGTATACCTGTTGGTGGGCATCCTACTCCTTGGGATTTATGTTATAGCGCTTACCGACctgtttcgtttatttttttttaaactaacttACTTCCACTACCCGATCAGACTTTCATGTAAGTAATTCATTATAGCTGTACTTAAATTTATGTGTTCCCGTTTGTTAGTGTATTTTATAGTTCTATAATTATACAAAAGGGAACGCGACTCCCGTCACGCGCCATCTCTATCTTATGGTGACTTCTTCCAATCGTGAAAGGTTATTCAATCATCAATGggcttttaatttatttatttgatcatttgGATTTTAACATATATGGGGTCGCATCCACGCTGGTCGCCCGTGAACGTCTTTATATCTGTTTAAAGATTGCAcagtataaaaaaattatggagCTCAAAATACTTCAGTAAAAGGGAAGGTTTACTGGTTGTGATCTGTAAATCCTATTGAACCTGTAACCGTGCATTGACTTACCGGTTAGTGAAGTGAGAATCGTAATTTTAAATTACGAAGCAAAGAGTAACACTCAAGGAGACGCTTTGGCGCGTGAAGGAGGGTGACCGCTCGAAGATATCGAAAACGATAACAGGCAGCGAGAATAGGTCAAAGCAGATCTAGCCGACAAAGGATGGATATGGAGGACACGTTACCGAAGCGCTAATGCAACGGAACGTAACCGGACATGATGGGAGGAATTAAAGGATGGGACAAAATCCCTGCGATCGGGTTACGGGGCCAATGGCCTGGTTTGTAACCGCCGTCCAGTTCCACGTTGTGCTGCGAGTACCGATGACAGCCCCTGGTCTATTTTTCGATTGCGACATTCGAGGAAGTTTGGACGCCCGCAAGCAATTCGTCGTCAACACTTCATCGGCGCTTAGCCGCTAATAACCTCGGG
This Uranotaenia lowii strain MFRU-FL unplaced genomic scaffold, ASM2978415v1 HiC_scaffold_748, whole genome shotgun sequence DNA region includes the following protein-coding sequences:
- the LOC129760739 gene encoding palmitoyltransferase ZDHHC16, giving the protein MSRIQWRLKEFPKKLLNCLRFRYQYAAQCLRSLTYNHHMNQSYASDVCLEPIFWFVDNFTHLLGPFFVVAVVCLTAAVVIICYWIGLPYWWNKSQNMTYFLLVIGNWLLMNVSYNFYKAAATSPGYPPEKELIVEAVSICKKCIAPKPPRTHHCSVCNRCVLKMDHHCPWLNNCVGYGNHRYFFLYMLYTTLGVLFIIGFGFELGYNVLIVGDGEGWDEVEPLHGHPVRFNLSGHIIPVTEMNDYEDDGLAPAKHDLPIPQDYSNNPGKHRAIIFMALINVATLFALGALTSWHSSLITRGQTSIEAHINKSETKRLAALGKTYQNPYDFGSRRNWRLFLGLVRKRTWGRHVLFPSGHKPEGNGLTWLTVRDFSAIDDGEDEWP
- the LOC129760740 gene encoding serine protease grass-like yields the protein MKNAFLASAALLLAVIGGIVAQNIPCTTPNNLPGMCVPVMRCRNIFAAIQMKDKLTAPMLNFIRRSVCQYPNVNYAVCCRLSELGAGSGSGSAPSGGTSTVGASSLLPSDCGTMESDRISFGNLTQAFEFPWMALLRYRNFNGELVDGCGGSLINDRYVLTAAHCLIAKRLQLDHVRLGEHNKETEPDCVDSDDCAGPVQDVPVEKIIIHPEYNKPKYRNDIGLIRLVRKVTFEYHIKPICLPVNNQLQTMTHSKYILTGWGTTEENVQSQVLLKASVPQLDNESCERILLANNLKIELFEKQMCAGAQGLVDSCQGDSGGPLGTIATLNNQARFVQFGIVSIGINSCGQKPVPSIYTKVAPYMSWIVTNLKPSR